In Brassica napus cultivar Da-Ae chromosome C2, Da-Ae, whole genome shotgun sequence, the sequence atggTAAGTTGGTATATGATCGAAGCTTAAGAGGCAATAGATTGTTGTTTAGTGATTTTGTTCATTATTAGCGGCGCAATAAAcacactaaaatttaaaatccaaCCATCTCTACAACAtcactttcaaaataatactatttttagttttgattaaACATGACACTATATGGTTGAAACTTAAAAAGGCAATAGATTGTCGTTTAATGATTTTGTTCATTATTAGCACCGCAATAACCACAATTAAATCTAACCATGATTACACTATTTGATCAAAATCAAGggaaaaaatttatataagtaatatataagtAATGGATTATCGTTTATTGATTACGTCTATTATTAGCTTcacaataaataattaaatttattacaaaaataagatttaaatagttctttttcttttgttagttTGCATGAGATATAATTTCTGGATTACATACCTTTTAAGTTCCTTACAaacaatagaaaaaaatgatttatttgacTTTTGTTTTAACCTCATTAAAGGGAAAATCCATAATtgtataaataaaagataacttCCCatttattccacaaagagagtGGTACAATGGTAAAATGGACAACAAGGATAGCTTATAAAAAGGCATAAGACATGACACAAACATACATACTCCCTATCTCCACCTCTTGAGACCAAACTGAAATAAACGAGAAGGTAATATACATTTCTTAATcgtgtttgtttttttacagTTTCTTTCATTAGATTGTAATCCATATTGGCCAGACCTCTGATTCTGATCATAATGTGAGATCCCGGTAACCTCTTTAATGAGAGATGATCATCAAAAATTTCTATACTTCTATTTTATTGACCAACCATTTTTGCTTTCTGATCATCTGTCGTCCATATGTGTCATGCAATTTAGTTTCTTGGTTATGATATCTATTTTATGGATCTCCATGCACCTTTGCTTTCTTTTGTAATAGTAGTGTTAATTACTTCCCCAGTATAAAACAGTCTTCACTGTTGTGTGGAAGACTGATTTGAGCCTTGAGATTGAGTCCTTAAGGAAAAggttttgaatttgattttcATGGTTGAGTGTTGTTTCTGGTAAATGTTGACATCCTTTTAGCAGAAAAAATGCCTAAGGTGCCAAGCAACAGGACCAGAGTGTCACCATACCCGCTTCGCTCTACAAGGACTCAGAAAGAACCTATCGAGGCACAAGGCCCAAGCCAATGGgaggatgtcttgtgtgtgatCTGCCAGGAAGCGCCACACAATGCCATCCTCATGCGGTGCTCTTCATCCTCTACTGGATGTCGTGCTTACATGTGCGACACGAGTGTTCGTCACTCCAACTGTTTCAAGCAGTACCGCAAGAAAAACATGAACCGTGTAACCAAGGTCATGAACTGTCCTTACTGCAGAGGAGAAGTTTATGAGGCGATGAAGGTGCAGTCGGGTGGAAGGAGAGATCTTAATGCTAAACCGAGGTCTTGCGCTTTCGAGAACTGCAATTTCTCTGGGACATATTGTCAGCTTAAGAATCATTTGAAAGCTGATCATCCCAGTTACACTCGACCCTTGGTCGACCAGGGGAGAGACCGGGCGTGGGAACAGATGCAGAGAGCAACTGAGTACAATGATATCAATGCTGCAGCTGGTCTCCCGCATAGTGGCTTGGAGGTTTTGCATCAACAGCTTCCGGATGTTCCTCCTCGTCTGGTGATTCTGCTCTGGCGTTCTTAACTTTGTTTagcgttttttttttagtaGCCAAAGTTTGAACATtgatatattcaaaaaaaaaaaaagtttgaacattgtttaaaattttgatatctaAATAACCTTTTTGATGTCTCAAAAGCATCCATAATGTTCAAATTGTCATATCATTATGtagagcatatatatatatatatatatggtaatttgtaaagtaaatatattataataactaattaatgttttattttcaattttaaataatttgtttttatcgCATCTATTTCTCCACATTCAATAATAACTCTTTTGttctaaatagataaaattttgattatttttattatttgcattaaagtttgttgttatctttatagtaaaattatgtataacttaataCCTATTtcagaattaaataaaaaataactaaagttGACTGattcaaaattacaaaaataaacataagaATTATATTTGCTTGGGAtttttgttatatgtatattggattttgtaagaatataaagaaaaagttaaattaaaaccaaagtaaATATTAAGGAAAAAACGATTTTTTAATATGCTAAAGTATAATACTTTTAGTTTATCGAAAGCATCTAGAGTTGTgctagttaaaaatattttgtaattattttatcaaaaaatatgttagtagcaaataagtatttttaatttccttttgtaatatatattatctttcttaaaatatttgtttttaaatatttaaacattttaataataaacacCAATTTTTgggatttgtttttgaaaaatcatcttttattagttaaatattttttagaactttatagatattttatctttttgcagtctgataaaaatgtaaataaaagtatggttaatatttttatgaaaatcctaatatgcaaaaatgaataAATCATCTCACTAATAGtaactataaaatatgtttagtcaactaaagataattcattttatgttatttaaattgtttttttaaaatctacctaaatgtatagatataaataaatatttttattattttaaaaatatataacagaaTGCTTTTTAAGATAATGTTATGAAAggaagatttttttaatatcaaaattatttttttgtggattttcctttttatgaaatcacattatatattaaatatgtgcatattaatttttt encodes:
- the LOC106350318 gene encoding uncharacterized protein LOC106350318 — its product is MPKVPSNRTRVSPYPLRSTRTQKEPIEAQGPSQWEDVLCVICQEAPHNAILMRCSSSSTGCRAYMCDTSVRHSNCFKQYRKKNMNRVTKVMNCPYCRGEVYEAMKVQSGGRRDLNAKPRSCAFENCNFSGTYCQLKNHLKADHPSYTRPLVDQGRDRAWEQMQRATEYNDINAAAGLPHSGLEVLHQQLPDVPPRLVILLWRS